In Plantibacter sp. PA-3-X8, one DNA window encodes the following:
- the rpmC gene encoding 50S ribosomal protein L29 — MAIGSKELTPVELDTFEDQRLIEELRKAKEELFNLRFQSATGQLENHGRLRAVKRDIARIYTVIRERELGIRATPTVEVVEAKAEKKTKKAKAAPKSEDTAAADAETTKEA, encoded by the coding sequence ATGGCGATCGGATCCAAGGAGCTCACCCCCGTCGAGCTCGACACCTTTGAAGACCAGCGCCTCATCGAGGAGCTCCGCAAGGCCAAGGAAGAGCTGTTCAACCTGCGCTTCCAGTCGGCCACGGGGCAGCTCGAGAACCACGGCCGCCTGCGCGCCGTGAAGCGCGACATCGCTCGCATCTACACGGTCATCCGTGAGCGCGAGCTCGGCATCCGGGCCACGCCGACCGTCGAGGTCGTCGAGGCCAAGGCCGAGAAGAAGACCAAGAAGGCCAAGGCCGCACCGAAGTCCGAGGACACCGCTGCAGCCGACGCCGAGACCACGAAGGAGGCCTAG
- the rplO gene encoding 50S ribosomal protein L15: MAEKNETTEEKAPKAAAKAAPKTAAAKAEPKAKAAPKAAAAKKPAKDEPAEKREQVLKVHHLRPAAGAKKSRMRVGRGEASKGKTAGRGTKGTKARYNVKVGFEGGQMPLHMRTPKLRGFKNPFRVEYQVVNLEKLAELYPKGGDVTTVDLVAKGAVRKNEKVKVLGNGDISVKLNVAVDKVSGSAEQKIVAAGGSVK; the protein is encoded by the coding sequence ATGGCTGAGAAGAACGAAACCACTGAGGAGAAGGCCCCCAAGGCCGCTGCGAAGGCAGCTCCGAAGACGGCTGCCGCGAAGGCCGAGCCCAAGGCGAAGGCTGCCCCCAAGGCTGCTGCCGCCAAGAAGCCCGCGAAGGACGAGCCCGCTGAGAAGCGCGAGCAGGTCCTGAAGGTGCACCACCTGCGTCCGGCCGCCGGAGCCAAGAAGTCCCGGATGCGCGTCGGCCGTGGTGAGGCGTCCAAGGGTAAGACCGCTGGTCGCGGTACCAAGGGTACGAAGGCGCGTTACAACGTCAAGGTCGGCTTCGAGGGTGGGCAGATGCCGCTGCACATGCGCACCCCGAAGCTCCGTGGCTTCAAGAACCCCTTCCGCGTCGAGTACCAGGTCGTGAACCTGGAGAAGCTCGCCGAGCTGTACCCGAAGGGTGGCGACGTCACCACGGTGGACCTCGTCGCCAAGGGTGCCGTCCGGAAGAACGAGAAGGTCAAGGTTCTCGGAAACGGTGACATCTCGGTTAAGCTGAATGTCGCGGTTGACAAGGTCTCCGGCTCAGCTGAGCAGAAGATCGTGGCAGCCGGGGGCAGCGTCAAGTAG
- the rpsC gene encoding 30S ribosomal protein S3, which translates to MGQKVNPYGFRLGITTDHVSRWFSDSTKKGQRYSDFVAEDVKIRRLLATSLDRAGVSRIEIERTRDRVRVDIHTARPGIVIGRRGAEAERIRADLEKLTKKQIQLNILEVKNPEADAQLVAQGIAEQLSARVAFRRAMRKGLQGAQRTSTVKGVRIQVSGRLGGAEMSRSEFYREGRVPLHTLRANIDYGFYEAKTTFGRIGVKVWIYKGDITNKELAREQANQKSTRPERRDGGDRPRRNAGPSSAPKAAAEAPAAAGVEA; encoded by the coding sequence ATGGGTCAGAAAGTCAATCCATACGGCTTCCGTCTGGGAATCACGACCGACCACGTGTCGCGTTGGTTCTCCGACAGCACGAAGAAGGGTCAGCGTTACAGCGACTTCGTCGCGGAAGACGTCAAGATCCGCCGTCTGCTGGCGACCTCGCTCGACCGCGCTGGTGTCAGCCGCATCGAGATCGAGCGCACCCGTGACCGGGTCCGCGTCGACATCCACACCGCCCGTCCGGGCATCGTGATCGGTCGCCGTGGCGCCGAGGCCGAGCGCATCCGCGCCGACCTCGAGAAGCTCACGAAGAAGCAGATCCAGCTGAACATCCTCGAGGTCAAGAACCCCGAGGCCGACGCTCAGCTTGTCGCGCAGGGCATCGCCGAGCAGCTCTCCGCACGTGTGGCCTTCCGCCGCGCGATGCGTAAGGGCCTGCAGGGCGCTCAGCGCACGTCCACCGTCAAGGGTGTCCGCATCCAGGTGTCCGGCCGCCTCGGCGGCGCCGAGATGAGCCGTTCCGAGTTCTACCGCGAAGGCCGTGTGCCGCTGCACACGCTCCGCGCGAACATCGACTACGGCTTCTACGAGGCGAAGACCACGTTCGGCCGCATCGGCGTGAAGGTCTGGATCTACAAGGGCGACATCACCAACAAGGAGCTTGCTCGCGAGCAGGCCAACCAGAAGTCGACGCGTCCGGAACGTCGCGACGGTGGCGACCGCCCCCGTCGGAACGCCGGTCCGAGCAGCGCCCCCAAGGCAGCTGCTGAGGCGCCCGCCGCCGCAGGAGTTGAGGCATAA
- the rplR gene encoding 50S ribosomal protein L18, translating to MARPTKTAARGRRHTRLRKKVEGTAVRPRLVVNRSARHVFVQVVDDTKGHTLVSASTMEDTLRTFDGDKTAKSRKVGELIAERAKAAGIDDVVFDRGGNRYAGRVAAIADGAREGGLNL from the coding sequence ATGGCTCGTCCAACGAAGACTGCCGCACGTGGCCGTCGCCACACGCGTCTGCGCAAGAAGGTCGAGGGCACCGCGGTCCGTCCGCGCCTCGTCGTCAACCGTTCAGCCCGTCACGTGTTCGTGCAGGTTGTCGATGACACGAAGGGTCACACCCTCGTCTCCGCCTCGACCATGGAGGACACCCTCCGGACGTTCGACGGCGACAAGACCGCCAAGTCGCGCAAGGTCGGCGAACTCATCGCCGAGCGTGCCAAGGCAGCCGGCATCGACGATGTCGTATTTGACCGTGGAGGCAACCGCTACGCAGGTCGCGTGGCAGCAATTGCCGATGGTGCTCGAGAGGGCGGATTGAACCTGTGA
- the secY gene encoding preprotein translocase subunit SecY codes for MFSAIGRIFRTPDLRRKIGFTLGIIAIYRLGSFIPAPFVNFPNVQQCLANQQAAGASGLYELVNLFSGGALLQLSIFALGIMPYITASIIVQLLRVVIPHFETLHKEGQAGQGKLTQYTRYLTIFLGILQSTTLITVAKSGALFGNQGGVCADLITAQGGTWYGMLLMVVTMTAGTGLVMWMAELVTERGVGNGMSLLIFTSIAATFPGSLAAIWTAKGPEVFLLVLAVGLVIVGLVVFVEQSQRRIPVQYAKRMVGRRTYGGNNTYIPIKVNMAGVVPVIFASSILYLPALIAQFNQPTTGTPAPWVLWIQQYLTKGDHPLYMLMYFLLIVGFTYFYVAITFNPEEVADNMKKYGGFIPGIRAGRPTAEYLDYVLTRVTLPGSIYLGLIALLPLIALALVGANANFPFGGASILIIVGVGLETVKQIDSQLQQRHYEGLLR; via the coding sequence TTGTTCAGCGCCATCGGCCGGATCTTCCGGACCCCGGATCTTCGTCGCAAGATCGGGTTCACGCTCGGGATCATCGCCATCTACCGGCTGGGGTCCTTCATCCCCGCTCCGTTCGTGAACTTCCCGAACGTGCAGCAGTGCCTCGCGAACCAGCAGGCCGCCGGCGCATCAGGCCTCTACGAGCTCGTCAACCTCTTCAGTGGTGGCGCGCTCCTCCAACTCTCCATCTTCGCGCTGGGCATCATGCCCTACATCACCGCGTCGATCATCGTCCAGCTCCTCCGCGTGGTCATCCCGCACTTCGAGACGCTGCACAAAGAAGGCCAGGCCGGCCAGGGCAAGCTGACGCAGTACACGCGGTACCTCACGATCTTCCTCGGCATCCTCCAGTCGACGACGCTCATCACGGTCGCCAAGAGCGGTGCACTGTTCGGCAACCAGGGCGGCGTCTGCGCCGACCTCATCACCGCCCAGGGCGGCACCTGGTACGGCATGCTCCTCATGGTCGTCACCATGACCGCGGGCACCGGCCTCGTCATGTGGATGGCCGAGCTCGTCACCGAGCGCGGCGTCGGCAACGGCATGTCGCTCCTCATCTTCACCTCGATCGCAGCCACCTTCCCGGGCTCGCTGGCCGCCATCTGGACCGCGAAGGGCCCGGAGGTCTTCCTCCTCGTACTCGCCGTCGGCCTCGTGATCGTCGGACTCGTCGTCTTCGTCGAGCAGTCGCAACGTCGCATCCCGGTGCAGTACGCGAAGCGCATGGTCGGACGCCGGACGTACGGCGGCAACAACACCTACATCCCCATCAAGGTCAACATGGCCGGTGTGGTGCCCGTCATCTTCGCGTCGTCGATCCTGTACCTGCCGGCCCTCATCGCGCAGTTCAACCAGCCGACGACCGGCACCCCGGCACCCTGGGTCCTGTGGATCCAGCAGTACCTCACCAAGGGCGACCACCCGCTGTACATGCTCATGTACTTCCTGCTCATCGTCGGCTTCACCTACTTCTACGTCGCGATCACCTTCAACCCTGAAGAGGTCGCCGACAACATGAAGAAGTACGGCGGGTTCATCCCCGGCATCCGTGCCGGACGCCCGACGGCCGAATACCTCGACTACGTCCTGACCCGCGTGACCCTGCCCGGATCGATCTACCTGGGGTTGATCGCCCTCCTGCCGCTCATCGCCCTGGCGCTGGTGGGCGCGAACGCCAACTTCCCGTTCGGCGGCGCATCGATCCTCATCATCGTCGGTGTCGGGCTCGAGACGGTCAAGCAGATCGACTCGCAGCTCCAGCAGCGCCACTACGAAGGGCTCCTGCGTTGA
- the rpsE gene encoding 30S ribosomal protein S5 — MAEAPVETAASTAPTGDREPREARRGGRERNPNRDRGSRDSDKSQFLERVVTINRVSKVVKGGRRFSFTALVVVGDGNGMVGVGYGKAREVPLAIAKGVEEAKKNFFRVPRVGSTIPHPTQGEAAAGVVLLRPAAAGTGVIAGGPVRAVLECAGIHDVLSKSLGSSNTINIVHATVTALKQLEEPRAVAARRGLEFDQVAPARLLRAEAEAVQAAAAAKVGA; from the coding sequence GTGGCCGAGGCCCCGGTCGAGACCGCGGCATCGACGGCGCCCACCGGCGACCGCGAGCCGCGCGAGGCGCGCCGCGGAGGCCGCGAGCGCAACCCCAACCGCGACCGCGGTAGCCGCGACAGCGACAAGAGCCAGTTCCTGGAGCGCGTCGTGACCATCAACCGTGTCTCGAAGGTCGTGAAGGGTGGTCGTCGCTTCAGCTTCACCGCCCTCGTGGTCGTCGGTGACGGCAACGGCATGGTCGGCGTCGGCTACGGCAAGGCTCGCGAAGTCCCGCTCGCGATCGCGAAGGGCGTCGAAGAGGCGAAGAAGAACTTCTTCCGCGTCCCGCGCGTCGGCTCGACCATCCCGCACCCCACCCAGGGTGAGGCAGCAGCCGGTGTGGTGCTCCTGCGCCCCGCCGCCGCTGGTACCGGTGTCATCGCCGGTGGTCCCGTCCGCGCCGTCCTCGAGTGCGCCGGCATCCACGACGTGCTGAGCAAGTCGCTCGGTTCGTCCAACACGATCAACATCGTCCACGCGACCGTCACGGCGCTGAAGCAGCTCGAGGAACCTCGTGCCGTTGCAGCCCGTCGTGGTCTCGAGTTCGACCAGGTCGCTCCGGCCCGCCTGCTCCGTGCAGAGGCAGAGGCCGTTCAGGCGGCCGCTGCTGCGAAGGTAGGTGCCTGA
- the rpmD gene encoding 50S ribosomal protein L30 — MAQLRITQIKGRISEKQNQRDTLRSLGLRRIGAVVVRPDNAQNRGYVNTVAHLVQVEEID; from the coding sequence ATGGCCCAGCTGAGGATCACCCAGATCAAGGGCAGAATTAGTGAGAAGCAGAACCAGCGCGACACGCTTCGCAGCCTGGGTCTCCGTCGCATCGGTGCTGTCGTCGTCCGCCCGGACAACGCGCAGAACCGCGGCTACGTGAACACTGTTGCTCACCTCGTACAGGTTGAGGAGATCGACTAA
- the rpsS gene encoding 30S ribosomal protein S19, whose product MPRSLKKGPFVDDHLLRKVVTANEANNKNVIKTWSRRSMIIPAMLGHTIAVHDGRKHIPVFVTETMVGHKLGEFAPTRTFRGHVKDDKKGRRR is encoded by the coding sequence ATGCCACGCAGTCTCAAGAAGGGCCCCTTCGTCGACGACCACCTGCTCCGCAAGGTCGTCACGGCGAACGAGGCCAACAACAAGAACGTGATCAAGACCTGGTCGCGTCGATCGATGATCATCCCGGCGATGCTGGGTCACACCATCGCCGTCCACGACGGTCGCAAGCACATCCCGGTGTTCGTCACCGAGACGATGGTCGGGCACAAGCTCGGCGAGTTCGCGCCCACCCGCACCTTCCGTGGACACGTGAAGGACGACAAGAAGGGCCGTCGCCGCTAA
- the rplN gene encoding 50S ribosomal protein L14, giving the protein MLQQESRVKVADNTGAKELLTIRVLGGSGRRYAGLGDTIVATVKDAIPGGNVKKGDVVKAVIVRTRKQTRRSDGSYIKFDENAAVILKADGDPRGTRIFGPVGRELRDKKFMKIVSLAPEVI; this is encoded by the coding sequence ATGCTTCAGCAAGAATCACGAGTCAAGGTCGCCGACAACACCGGCGCCAAGGAGCTCCTGACCATTCGCGTGCTCGGTGGCTCCGGCCGCCGCTACGCGGGCCTCGGTGACACCATCGTCGCGACCGTCAAGGACGCGATCCCCGGTGGCAACGTCAAGAAGGGCGACGTCGTCAAGGCGGTCATCGTCCGCACCCGCAAGCAGACCCGTCGTTCCGACGGTTCGTACATCAAGTTCGACGAGAACGCCGCTGTCATCCTGAAGGCTGACGGGGACCCCCGTGGTACCCGCATCTTCGGACCGGTCGGTCGCGAGCTTCGTGACAAGAAGTTCATGAAGATCGTCTCGTTGGCGCCGGAGGTTATCTAA
- the rplV gene encoding 50S ribosomal protein L22 has translation MVESIARVRHIRVTPQKARRVVALIRGKQAQEALAILKFAPQSASEPIYKLVASAIANARVTADKDNVFLDEQDLYIAKAYVDEGATLKRFRPRAQGRAFRILKRTSHITVELSTPDETAGAAKAKKVSK, from the coding sequence ATGGTGGAGTCGATCGCCCGCGTGCGACACATCCGCGTCACCCCCCAGAAGGCCCGTCGTGTCGTCGCGCTCATCCGTGGCAAGCAGGCTCAGGAGGCCTTGGCCATCCTGAAGTTCGCACCACAGAGCGCCAGCGAGCCCATCTACAAGCTCGTTGCCTCGGCCATCGCGAACGCTCGCGTCACGGCCGACAAGGACAACGTGTTCCTTGACGAGCAGGACCTGTACATCGCGAAGGCGTACGTCGATGAGGGTGCAACCCTCAAGCGTTTCCGCCCCCGCGCACAGGGCCGCGCGTTCCGCATCCTCAAGCGCACCAGCCACATCACCGTCGAGCTCTCGACGCCTGATGAGACTGCCGGCGCTGCCAAGGCCAAGAAGGTGAGCAAGTAA
- the rplP gene encoding 50S ribosomal protein L16, which translates to MLIPRKVKHRKQHHPGRSGQATGGTKVSFGEYGIQALTPAYVTNRQIESARIAMTRHIKRGGKVWINIYPDRPLTKKPAETRMGSGKGSPEWWVANVKPGRVLFEVAGVDETLAREALTRAIHKLPLKARIIKREEGDA; encoded by the coding sequence ATGTTGATCCCACGCAAAGTCAAGCACCGGAAGCAGCACCACCCCGGCCGTTCCGGCCAGGCGACCGGTGGCACCAAGGTGTCGTTCGGTGAGTACGGTATCCAGGCCCTGACGCCCGCTTACGTGACCAACCGTCAGATCGAGTCCGCTCGTATCGCCATGACGCGTCACATCAAGCGTGGCGGAAAGGTGTGGATCAACATCTACCCCGACCGTCCGCTGACCAAGAAGCCCGCCGAAACCCGCATGGGTTCCGGTAAGGGTTCGCCCGAGTGGTGGGTCGCGAACGTCAAGCCGGGTCGTGTGCTGTTCGAGGTCGCCGGAGTCGATGAGACCCTGGCCCGCGAGGCGCTGACCCGTGCAATCCACAAGCTGCCCCTCAAGGCACGCATCATCAAGCGCGAGGAGGGCGACGCATAA
- a CDS encoding adenylate kinase produces the protein MSAAGKPRLLIVGPPGSGKGTQAAFLSERFGIPAISTGDIFRAHIKGGTPLGKQVQELVRGGGYVPDSVTNEIVRGRLHEPDAIDGFLLDGYPRTTDQVVALDALLAESGASLDAVVLLEADTEEVVVRLLKRAEAEGRPDDTEEVIRHRLELYAQETAPLIEVFTARGLVVAVDGLGEVAEVTARIDAALAARGIIVPAV, from the coding sequence TTGAGCGCGGCCGGCAAGCCCCGTCTGCTCATCGTCGGTCCTCCGGGATCCGGCAAGGGCACGCAGGCGGCCTTCCTCTCGGAGCGCTTCGGCATCCCCGCGATCTCGACGGGCGACATCTTCCGCGCTCACATCAAGGGCGGCACACCGCTCGGCAAGCAGGTCCAGGAGCTCGTGCGCGGGGGCGGGTACGTTCCCGACTCGGTCACCAACGAGATCGTCCGGGGCCGTCTGCACGAGCCTGATGCGATCGACGGATTCCTGCTCGACGGATACCCGCGGACGACCGACCAGGTCGTCGCGCTGGACGCGCTGCTCGCCGAGAGTGGAGCGAGTCTGGACGCCGTCGTGCTGTTGGAGGCCGACACCGAAGAGGTCGTCGTACGGCTGCTGAAGCGTGCTGAAGCCGAAGGTCGTCCCGACGACACGGAAGAGGTCATCCGTCACCGGCTGGAGCTCTACGCGCAGGAGACCGCCCCGCTGATCGAGGTCTTCACCGCTCGTGGACTCGTCGTGGCCGTCGACGGTCTCGGCGAGGTCGCCGAGGTGACCGCGCGGATCGACGCGGCCCTCGCAGCCCGCGGCATCATCGTTCCGGCCGTCTGA
- the rplE gene encoding 50S ribosomal protein L5, with amino-acid sequence MTDTEVATGKIQPRLKQKYRAEILPQLQKDFGFTNVHQVPGLVKVVVNTGVGEAARDSKVIDGAVSDLTKITGQKPQVTKARKSIAQFKLREGQPIGAHVTLRGDRAWEFLDRLLSLALPRIRDFRGLSDKQFDGNGNYTFGLQEQSMFHEIDQDKIDRVRGFDITVVTTAKNDDEGRALLKALGFPFKAAESK; translated from the coding sequence ATGACCGACACAGAAGTGGCGACTGGCAAAATCCAGCCCCGTCTCAAGCAGAAGTACCGCGCTGAGATCCTTCCGCAGCTGCAGAAGGACTTCGGCTTCACGAACGTGCACCAGGTGCCCGGACTCGTGAAGGTCGTCGTCAACACCGGTGTGGGCGAGGCCGCTCGCGACAGCAAGGTCATCGACGGCGCTGTTTCGGACCTCACCAAGATCACCGGCCAGAAGCCGCAGGTCACCAAGGCACGCAAGTCCATCGCGCAGTTCAAGCTGCGCGAGGGTCAGCCCATCGGCGCTCACGTCACGCTTCGTGGCGACCGCGCTTGGGAGTTCCTCGACCGCCTGCTGAGCCTCGCTCTTCCGCGTATCCGCGACTTCCGCGGTCTCTCGGACAAGCAGTTCGACGGCAACGGCAACTACACCTTCGGTCTCCAGGAGCAGTCCATGTTCCACGAGATCGACCAGGACAAGATCGATCGTGTCCGCGGCTTCGACATCACTGTCGTGACCACGGCCAAGAACGACGACGAGGGTCGCGCGCTGCTCAAGGCGCTCGGCTTCCCGTTCAAGGCGGCTGAGTCCAAGTAG
- the rplX gene encoding 50S ribosomal protein L24 encodes MAKIKKGDLVQVVSGPKQDRGGYRGKQGRVIEVLADKNRVIVEGVNYVTKHSRVGQTQRGTKTGGIETVEASIHISNVALVDPETKGPTKVGHRNEEVTKDGVTKTVRVRYAKKSGKDL; translated from the coding sequence ATGGCAAAGATCAAGAAGGGCGACCTGGTTCAGGTCGTCTCCGGCCCGAAGCAGGACCGCGGTGGTTACCGCGGCAAGCAGGGTCGCGTCATCGAGGTCCTGGCGGACAAGAACCGGGTGATCGTGGAGGGCGTCAACTACGTCACGAAGCACTCCCGTGTCGGCCAGACCCAGCGTGGAACGAAGACCGGCGGCATCGAGACCGTCGAGGCTTCGATCCACATCTCCAACGTCGCGCTCGTCGACCCGGAGACCAAGGGCCCGACCAAGGTCGGCCACCGCAACGAGGAAGTCACGAAGGACGGCGTCACCAAGACGGTCCGCGTTCGTTACGCCAAGAAGTCAGGTAAGGACCTGTAA
- the rplF gene encoding 50S ribosomal protein L6: MSRIGRLPIDIPAGVTIDVAGQNVTVKGPKGELQLTVASPIEVKLEDAQLLVTRPDDERNSRSLHGLTRTLIANQIIGVTQGYTKGLEVVGTGYRVAQKGSAVEFALGFSHPVTVEPPVGITLTVEGNNKLTVAGIDKQAVGEVAANIRKIRKPEPYKGKGVRYAGEIVRRKAGKAGK; this comes from the coding sequence ATGTCTCGTATTGGAAGACTCCCCATCGACATCCCGGCAGGCGTCACCATCGACGTCGCCGGTCAGAACGTCACCGTCAAGGGCCCGAAGGGTGAGCTCCAGCTCACCGTCGCGAGCCCCATCGAGGTCAAGCTCGAAGACGCACAGCTGCTCGTCACGCGTCCCGACGACGAGCGCAACTCGCGCTCGCTCCACGGCCTGACCCGCACGCTCATCGCGAACCAGATCATCGGCGTCACCCAGGGCTACACCAAGGGCCTCGAGGTCGTCGGTACCGGTTACCGCGTCGCTCAGAAGGGCAGCGCCGTCGAGTTCGCGCTCGGCTTCTCGCACCCCGTCACCGTCGAGCCGCCGGTCGGCATCACGCTGACCGTCGAGGGCAACAACAAGCTCACGGTCGCCGGTATCGACAAGCAGGCCGTCGGCGAGGTCGCCGCCAACATCCGTAAGATCCGCAAGCCCGAGCCGTACAAGGGCAAGGGTGTGCGCTACGCCGGCGAGATCGTGCGTCGCAAGGCCGGAAAGGCTGGTAAGTAA
- the rpsQ gene encoding 30S ribosomal protein S17, which produces MATATDKAPEGHESAEHDVKDAAARGYRKTRRGLVTSDKMEKTIVVEVEDRVKHPLYGKVIRRTSKVKAHDEANSAGIGDLVLISETRPTSATKRWRLVEILEKAK; this is translated from the coding sequence ATGGCTACCGCTACTGACAAGGCCCCCGAGGGTCACGAGTCGGCCGAGCACGACGTCAAGGACGCCGCTGCTCGTGGCTACCGCAAGACCCGCCGTGGTCTGGTGACCAGCGACAAGATGGAGAAGACCATCGTCGTCGAGGTCGAGGACCGCGTGAAGCACCCGCTCTACGGCAAGGTCATCCGCCGCACCTCCAAGGTCAAGGCTCACGACGAGGCGAACTCCGCCGGCATCGGCGACCTCGTCCTGATCAGCGAGACCCGCCCCACCAGCGCCACCAAGCGCTGGCGTCTGGTCGAGATTCTCGAGAAGGCCAAGTAG
- the rpsH gene encoding 30S ribosomal protein S8, with amino-acid sequence MTMTDPVADMLTRLRNANSAHHDTVSMPHSKLKVNIAEILKSEGYISGWEVADAAVGQTLSLSLKFGPNRERSIAGIKRVSKPGLRVYAKSNEIPKVLGGLGVVILSTSSGLLTDRQAEKKGVGGEVLAYVW; translated from the coding sequence ATGACCATGACAGATCCGGTCGCAGACATGCTGACCAGACTGCGCAATGCGAACTCGGCGCACCACGACACCGTGTCGATGCCGCACTCCAAGCTCAAGGTGAACATCGCCGAGATCCTCAAGTCCGAGGGCTACATCTCCGGCTGGGAGGTCGCTGACGCGGCCGTCGGACAGACGCTCTCGCTGAGCCTCAAGTTCGGCCCGAACCGCGAGCGTTCCATCGCCGGCATCAAGCGCGTCTCGAAGCCCGGCCTCCGCGTCTACGCGAAGTCGAACGAGATCCCCAAGGTCCTCGGCGGCCTCGGCGTCGTCATCCTGTCCACCTCCAGCGGCCTCCTCACGGACCGCCAGGCCGAGAAGAAGGGCGTGGGTGGGGAAGTCCTCGCCTACGTGTGGTAG
- the rplW gene encoding 50S ribosomal protein L23, whose translation MTAINKDPRDVIFAPVVSEKSYSLIDEGKYTFLVDPRSNKTEIKLAIEKIFGVEVASINTLTRQGKTRRTKFGTGKRKDTKRAIVSLKSGSIDIFTAVG comes from the coding sequence ATGACCGCGATCAACAAGGACCCCCGCGACGTCATCTTCGCGCCGGTCGTCTCCGAGAAGAGCTACAGCCTGATCGACGAGGGCAAGTACACCTTCCTCGTCGACCCGCGCTCGAACAAGACCGAGATCAAGCTCGCCATCGAGAAGATCTTCGGTGTCGAGGTCGCTTCGATCAACACCCTCACCCGTCAGGGCAAGACCCGTCGCACCAAGTTCGGCACCGGCAAGCGCAAGGACACCAAGCGCGCCATCGTGTCGCTCAAGTCGGGTTCCATCGACATCTTCACGGCTGTTGGCTAA
- the rplB gene encoding 50S ribosomal protein L2, producing the protein MAIRKYKPTTPGRRGSSVADFAEITRTTPEKSLLRPLSKTGGRNNQGRITTRHIGGGHKRQYRLIDFRRNDKDGVNAKVAHIEYDPNRTARIALLHFVDGTKRYILAPNKLSQGDVVESGAGADIKPGNNLPLKNIPTGTVIHAIELRPGGGAKMARSAGASVRLVAKDGPYAQLRLPSGEIRNVDLRCRATIGEVGNAEQSNINWGKAGRKRWLGVRPTVRGVAMNPIDHPHGGGEGKTSGGRHPVSPWGQKEGRTRHPNKESDKLIVRRRTAGKKRK; encoded by the coding sequence ATGGCTATTCGTAAGTACAAGCCCACGACTCCTGGTCGTCGCGGTTCGTCTGTCGCGGACTTCGCGGAGATCACCCGCACCACGCCGGAGAAGTCGCTGCTTCGTCCGTTGTCGAAGACCGGTGGTCGCAACAACCAGGGCCGCATCACGACGCGTCACATCGGTGGTGGCCACAAGCGCCAGTACCGTCTGATCGACTTCCGTCGCAACGACAAGGACGGCGTCAACGCCAAGGTCGCTCACATCGAGTACGACCCCAACCGCACCGCGCGTATCGCGCTGCTCCACTTCGTGGACGGCACCAAGCGGTACATCCTCGCTCCGAACAAGCTCAGCCAGGGCGACGTGGTCGAGTCGGGTGCCGGCGCGGACATCAAGCCCGGAAACAACCTGCCGCTGAAGAACATCCCCACCGGTACGGTCATCCACGCGATCGAGCTCCGTCCCGGCGGCGGCGCGAAGATGGCCCGCTCCGCGGGTGCATCGGTGCGTCTCGTCGCGAAGGACGGCCCGTACGCGCAGCTCCGCCTGCCGTCCGGTGAGATCCGCAACGTCGACCTGCGCTGCCGCGCCACCATCGGTGAGGTCGGCAACGCCGAGCAGTCGAACATCAACTGGGGTAAGGCCGGCCGTAAGCGCTGGCTGGGCGTCCGCCCGACCGTCCGTGGTGTCGCGATGAACCCGATCGACCACCCGCACGGTGGTGGTGAGGGCAAGACCTCCGGTGGACGTCACCCGGTCAGCCCGTGGGGCCAGAAGGAAGGCCGCACGCGCCACCCCAACAAGGAAAGCGACAAGCTCATCGTTCGTCGTCGTACCGCCGGCAAGAAGCGTAAGTAG